The Methanobacterium sp. BAmetb5 genome includes a region encoding these proteins:
- a CDS encoding phenylalanine--tRNA ligase subunit alpha: protein MLDKIINEMHLYEKKVLKAVGEVGGQAIPEDVARSTDLDIKQVMSAAGALESKGIIEIERDVEEVLSLGPSGATYAQEGLPERKILEALHQEHTIHMKDLAQKSDIDPSEVKIAIGWIMKKGWAVLDKGNVTITPEGEKALKKPGIDEVLLKTIMDSTKILTLGGLSNSLNEGFNLLKKRKGLINLNKNSSYTLTVTSKGEEILEHGFQIREEATQLTHQQLKTDSWKDLHYRGYDVQAEHPLIFPGKMHPLQRTIQEIRRIFLNLGFMETRGTILESAFWNFDCLFQPQDHAAREMQDTFYVKSPLTTDLPSEDMVGRVSQVHEDGGDTGSEGWGYHWDVDVARQSVLRTHTTCVSARYLAENEPPLKMFSVGRVFRRETITYKHLPEFHQVEGIVAAEEINFKNLLGIIKEFYHQMGFEVRFRPAYFPYTYLSTECEIYLPEKESWIELGGSGMFRPEVLEPLGIETPVAAFGLGIERLAMIQLGIKDIRQLYQSDLGWLRNLPVTQTYSQK from the coding sequence ATGTTAGATAAGATCATCAATGAAATGCACCTCTACGAAAAGAAAGTCCTGAAGGCAGTAGGGGAAGTAGGAGGACAGGCCATACCGGAAGATGTGGCTCGAAGTACTGATTTAGATATAAAACAGGTTATGAGTGCTGCGGGAGCACTGGAATCCAAAGGAATCATAGAAATAGAACGTGATGTAGAGGAAGTGCTGAGCCTCGGTCCTTCGGGAGCCACCTACGCCCAGGAAGGATTACCAGAAAGGAAGATCCTGGAAGCACTACACCAGGAACACACCATCCACATGAAGGATCTGGCCCAAAAATCAGACATTGACCCTTCCGAGGTTAAAATAGCCATTGGATGGATTATGAAGAAAGGATGGGCAGTCCTGGATAAGGGTAACGTTACCATAACCCCTGAGGGAGAGAAGGCCCTGAAAAAGCCAGGTATTGATGAAGTGCTCCTCAAGACCATCATGGACTCCACCAAAATACTCACCCTGGGCGGTTTATCCAACTCACTGAATGAAGGTTTCAATCTACTTAAAAAAAGGAAAGGACTTATTAATTTAAATAAAAATTCAAGCTACACCCTCACCGTGACAAGTAAGGGTGAAGAAATACTGGAACATGGTTTCCAGATACGTGAGGAAGCCACCCAGCTTACCCACCAGCAACTTAAAACTGATTCCTGGAAGGACCTACACTACCGTGGTTACGATGTACAGGCGGAGCATCCCCTCATATTCCCCGGTAAGATGCACCCCCTGCAGCGCACCATACAGGAGATCCGGCGCATATTCCTGAACCTGGGCTTCATGGAGACCCGGGGCACCATTCTGGAATCAGCTTTCTGGAACTTCGACTGCCTCTTCCAACCCCAAGACCATGCTGCCCGGGAAATGCAGGATACTTTCTATGTTAAATCACCTCTAACCACTGATTTACCCTCCGAGGATATGGTGGGAAGGGTAAGTCAGGTTCATGAAGATGGTGGTGACACTGGCAGTGAAGGATGGGGCTACCACTGGGACGTGGATGTAGCCCGCCAATCCGTGCTTAGAACCCACACCACCTGTGTATCAGCCCGTTACCTTGCTGAAAATGAACCGCCCCTGAAGATGTTCTCAGTGGGTCGTGTTTTTCGCAGGGAAACCATAACCTACAAGCACCTCCCTGAATTCCACCAGGTAGAGGGTATTGTGGCTGCAGAGGAGATAAACTTCAAGAACCTCCTGGGAATAATCAAGGAATTTTACCACCAGATGGGCTTTGAAGTCCGCTTCCGTCCGGCCTACTTCCCCTACACCTATCTATCTACCGAGTGTGAGATCTACCTCCCAGAGAAGGAAAGCTGGATTGAACTGGGGGGATCGGGGATGTTCCGTCCGGAGGTACTGGAACCACTGGGAATAGAAACACCGGTAGCTGCCTTTGGGCTGGGAATTGAAAGACTGGCCATGATACAATTGGGAATCAAAGATATTAGGCAGTTATATCAGAGTGACCTGGGATGGCTGCGTAATTTACCAGTAACCCAGACCTACAGTCAAAAGTAG
- a CDS encoding molybdopterin-dependent oxidoreductase codes for MIKQYIALAAIVIIMVVATVISLDILPDSTIPLSSVEVTEYQGQKLSSASDFRENSIKGPQYVDTTSYHLEVDGLVANPRNYTYDQVKNFQNYQKVVKLDCVEGWSVNILWQGVLVKDILNEAHPLPQANTVIFYAVDGYSTSFPLEYLQNNQIIMAYQMNNATLSPERGFPFQLVAESKWGYKWIKWIKRIELSDNSSYQGYWESRGYSMSGNLNESFLK; via the coding sequence ATGATAAAACAGTACATTGCCCTGGCGGCCATAGTTATTATCATGGTAGTGGCCACGGTCATCAGCCTGGATATCCTCCCTGACTCTACTATCCCCCTAAGTTCGGTAGAAGTAACGGAATATCAAGGCCAAAAATTATCTTCAGCCAGCGATTTTCGTGAAAACTCTATTAAAGGTCCCCAGTATGTGGATACTACCAGTTACCATCTGGAAGTAGATGGACTGGTGGCCAACCCCCGTAATTATACTTACGACCAGGTCAAGAATTTCCAGAACTATCAGAAAGTGGTTAAACTGGACTGTGTGGAAGGGTGGAGTGTGAACATACTATGGCAGGGCGTATTGGTAAAAGACATCCTTAATGAAGCCCATCCATTACCCCAGGCAAACACGGTTATCTTTTATGCAGTTGATGGTTATTCCACTTCTTTTCCCCTGGAATATCTCCAGAACAACCAGATAATAATGGCCTACCAAATGAACAATGCCACCCTTTCTCCAGAGAGGGGATTTCCCTTCCAGCTGGTGGCCGAGAGTAAATGGGGTTACAAATGGATAAAGTGGATAAAGCGTATTGAATTATCCGACAACTCCAGTTACCAGGGTTACTGGGAAAGTAGGGGCTATTCAATGAGTGGTAATCTCAATGAAAGCTTTTTGAAGTGA
- a CDS encoding metallophosphoesterase codes for MVSSNIFGARILDLALEVEDHLIISDLHLGYEEALNYQGLMIPKFQYPKIIQRMEEIHSRSECSRIIINGDLKHEFGKINRQEWKETLKFIDYLQERFQEIILIKGNHDPLTPIIAQKTGLEVYGNYSTGNFQVIHGDRIPEKWDEIKEENIVIGHEHPAVGIRSGERIEKIKCFLAGNFRDKNLIVMPSFNFITEGSDVLHEKLLSPFLKEMKHDEMEVFGVEKFETFYFGKISHLLKVQPEPYHYDSHFIDFKS; via the coding sequence ATGGTTTCCAGTAACATATTTGGCGCCCGAATCCTGGATCTGGCCCTGGAAGTTGAGGATCACCTGATAATATCTGATCTTCACCTGGGATATGAGGAAGCACTGAACTACCAGGGTTTGATGATACCAAAATTCCAGTATCCCAAGATAATCCAGAGGATGGAAGAAATCCATTCCCGTAGCGAATGCTCTCGTATAATCATCAACGGTGACTTGAAACACGAATTCGGGAAAATAAACCGCCAGGAATGGAAGGAAACTCTTAAATTCATAGATTACCTTCAGGAACGATTCCAGGAAATAATCCTCATCAAGGGAAACCACGACCCCCTGACGCCCATAATTGCCCAGAAAACCGGACTGGAGGTTTATGGCAACTATTCAACCGGTAACTTCCAGGTAATACATGGGGACAGGATCCCAGAAAAATGGGATGAAATTAAAGAAGAAAATATTGTAATTGGTCATGAACACCCTGCAGTGGGAATTCGAAGTGGAGAACGGATAGAAAAAATTAAATGTTTCCTGGCCGGGAATTTTCGGGATAAAAATTTGATTGTGATGCCCTCCTTTAACTTCATAACCGAAGGTTCTGATGTTCTCCATGAAAAACTACTATCACCATTTTTAAAAGAGATGAAACATGATGAAATGGAAGTTTTCGGTGTTGAAAAATTTGAAACCTTTTACTTCGGAAAAATAAGTCATCTTCTGAAGGTTCAACCAGAACCATACCACTATGACTCTCATTTTATTGATTTTAAATCATGA
- a CDS encoding ATP-dependent helicase, with translation MITKQEKKYSDKDIYKILHPWAREWFQGKFETFSEAQRQSIVDIHQGKNVLVSSPTGSGKTLTAFLSIISELTRLADQEILEDRVYCLYISPLKALDNDIEKNLEEPLSEIENIAGRKLGIRKAVRTGDTTQYQRSKMLKTPPHILITTPESLSILLCAPKFREKLSKVRYVIIDEIHSLAENKRGVHLSLSLERLEHLTGGFVRIGLSATVHPLERMAEFLVGYAYGQPRDCLIVDVNYLKQLDMEVICPVKDIIATEPDETYKAMYRMLHDLIQEHQTTLIFTNTRSGTESVVFNLKKRYPGSYNDHNIMAHHSSLSKELRLEAENKLKEGKLKVVVSSTSLELGIDIGYIDLVILVSSPKSVSRALQRIGRSGHQLHEKSKGKMMVVDRDDLVECALILKNALEGKIDEIHIPENCLDVLSQQIYGMAIEQRWDLDEAFQLIRGSYPYRELSEDDYKSVLSYLAGEYTRLEDRYVYAKIWVDWDENRMGRRGKLARMLYSTNIGTIPDRSAAVVKCSGEVVGHIEEDFMEKLKKGDSFVLGGRIYRFNYARGMSVNVSPASGPPTIPSWFSEQLPLSFDLALSIQKFREILEWEFKKGQNKKDIIQFIHQYLYVDENAAHSIYQYFREQYLYALVPHLKTLLVEYYTGFGGRKFVVFHTLFGRRVNDALSRALAYVIARRYRHDVMISISDNGFYLSSEGKIGALEAFQELTPENLDEYLKEAIDRTETLAGRFRHCAGRSLMILRRYKGREKSVGRQQVRGKILLKFVKELDPNFPILKEARREVMEDFMDVNNARKVLELLENGKMEIKQINTKIPSPFAFNLVSQGYLDVLKYEERIEFIRRMHQAIIKEIDG, from the coding sequence ATGATAACCAAACAGGAAAAAAAATATTCTGATAAAGATATTTACAAAATATTACACCCCTGGGCCAGGGAATGGTTCCAGGGAAAGTTTGAGACTTTTTCTGAGGCACAACGCCAGTCCATAGTGGACATTCACCAGGGAAAGAATGTGCTGGTCTCCTCACCCACTGGTTCCGGTAAAACCCTCACTGCCTTTCTCTCCATAATCAGCGAACTCACCCGCCTGGCAGACCAGGAGATACTGGAGGACCGGGTTTACTGTCTGTACATCTCCCCCCTCAAGGCCCTGGATAACGATATTGAAAAGAACCTGGAGGAACCCCTGAGTGAGATCGAAAATATCGCCGGGCGCAAACTGGGAATACGCAAAGCAGTACGAACTGGAGATACCACCCAGTACCAGCGATCAAAGATGCTTAAAACTCCACCACACATCCTCATAACCACCCCTGAATCCCTCTCCATCCTACTCTGTGCACCCAAGTTCCGGGAGAAACTATCCAAAGTCCGATACGTGATAATAGATGAAATACACTCACTGGCCGAGAACAAAAGAGGTGTGCACCTCAGCCTGAGTCTGGAGCGGCTGGAACACCTCACCGGAGGATTTGTTCGCATCGGACTCAGTGCCACAGTTCACCCTCTGGAGAGGATGGCTGAATTTTTGGTGGGTTACGCCTATGGTCAGCCACGAGATTGCCTCATTGTGGATGTCAATTACCTTAAACAGCTGGATATGGAGGTTATCTGCCCGGTTAAGGACATAATAGCCACCGAACCTGACGAAACCTACAAGGCCATGTACCGGATGCTCCATGATCTTATCCAGGAGCACCAGACTACCCTTATCTTCACCAACACCCGTAGTGGTACGGAGAGTGTGGTCTTTAACCTGAAGAAAAGGTACCCTGGCAGTTATAATGACCATAACATTATGGCCCACCACTCCAGCCTCTCCAAAGAGCTGCGTCTAGAAGCCGAAAACAAGTTAAAGGAGGGAAAACTGAAAGTGGTGGTTTCTTCCACCAGTCTGGAACTGGGGATAGACATTGGTTACATTGACCTGGTGATACTGGTATCCAGTCCCAAATCCGTCTCCCGGGCCTTGCAGAGGATAGGTCGAAGTGGGCATCAGCTGCATGAGAAGTCCAAGGGGAAAATGATGGTGGTAGACCGTGACGATCTGGTGGAATGTGCACTCATACTGAAAAACGCCCTGGAAGGTAAGATCGATGAGATACACATCCCGGAAAACTGTTTGGATGTACTGTCCCAGCAGATATATGGTATGGCCATTGAACAGCGCTGGGATCTGGATGAAGCTTTCCAGCTTATCCGGGGAAGTTATCCCTACCGTGAACTCTCGGAAGATGATTATAAAAGTGTACTGAGCTACCTGGCCGGGGAGTACACCCGCCTGGAAGATCGTTACGTTTACGCCAAGATATGGGTGGACTGGGATGAAAACCGCATGGGTCGAAGGGGTAAACTGGCCCGAATGCTCTACTCCACCAACATTGGAACCATACCCGACCGCAGCGCTGCCGTGGTTAAATGCAGTGGTGAAGTGGTGGGACATATTGAAGAAGACTTCATGGAGAAACTGAAAAAAGGGGATAGTTTTGTGCTGGGTGGCCGTATCTACCGTTTCAATTATGCCCGGGGAATGAGTGTCAATGTCAGCCCGGCCTCAGGTCCCCCTACCATTCCCTCCTGGTTCTCGGAACAACTACCCCTATCCTTTGATCTGGCACTGTCCATCCAGAAATTCCGGGAAATACTGGAGTGGGAATTTAAAAAAGGTCAGAATAAAAAGGATATTATCCAGTTCATACACCAGTACCTCTACGTGGATGAGAATGCCGCCCACTCCATATACCAGTACTTCCGGGAACAGTACCTCTATGCCCTAGTCCCCCACCTTAAAACCCTCCTGGTAGAATACTACACTGGTTTTGGGGGCCGTAAATTCGTGGTGTTCCACACCCTCTTCGGGAGAAGGGTTAACGATGCCCTCAGCCGGGCCCTGGCCTATGTTATCGCCCGGAGATACCGCCACGATGTGATGATCTCCATCTCCGACAACGGATTTTACCTATCCAGTGAAGGGAAAATTGGAGCCCTGGAGGCCTTTCAGGAACTAACCCCTGAAAATCTGGATGAATACCTTAAAGAAGCAATTGACCGTACTGAAACACTGGCCGGGCGTTTCCGGCATTGTGCAGGGCGTTCACTCATGATCCTGCGGCGCTACAAAGGACGGGAAAAATCTGTGGGGCGCCAGCAGGTTAGGGGTAAAATCCTCCTGAAGTTCGTGAAGGAACTGGATCCCAACTTCCCCATACTCAAGGAAGCCCGCCGAGAGGTTATGGAGGATTTTATGGATGTGAATAACGCCCGGAAAGTTTTAGAACTCTTAGAAAATGGTAAAATGGAGATTAAACAGATTAACACCAAAATACCATCCCCTTTCGCCTTCAACCTGGTATCACAGGGTTATCTGGATGTTCTGAAGTACGAAGAGAGGATAGAGTTCATCCGCAGGATGCACCAGGCCATCATTAAGGAGATTGATGGCTAA
- a CDS encoding glutamine synthetase family protein: MKNKKTPGLKPQFIRVVWCDNANIIRGKAVHVDSVKDQEVSVGISRGQQGVPVMYDGVVAESGLDPVGEITLRGDMATLTPLSYAPGHFRVMGDMLQDGKVWENCPRGFLKKMIRALEENGLKVKASFENEFYLLKKSITQNDGNAKNNNHPFYQPADFTPFASTQSMDLNHPVIMDIVESLITQNITVEQYYPESGPGQQEITMGYSDALPAADNQVIFRETVKAIAPQHGLIASFLPKIFPDKAGSGCHLHLSLWKDDENILPDHDTEYGIGETAQAFIAGILHHLPALMALTTPIPRSYRRIRPHMWSGAFQSWGFNNREAAIRVIQGEEGKIKHFELKTVDAASNPYLALGAVIAAGLNGIQENMTLTEPVQKDPATLSPEERDEKGIIPLPGNLGEALEALRKDRTISNAMGPELSKSYLAVKNKEYEDLQAMHSQKEVELLLEKY, encoded by the coding sequence ATGAAAAATAAGAAGACACCAGGGTTGAAACCCCAATTCATAAGGGTGGTATGGTGTGATAATGCCAATATCATCCGGGGAAAAGCAGTTCATGTGGATTCAGTTAAGGATCAGGAAGTATCAGTGGGTATTTCCCGTGGCCAGCAGGGCGTTCCAGTGATGTATGATGGTGTAGTGGCTGAATCTGGACTGGATCCCGTGGGTGAAATAACACTCCGGGGAGATATGGCCACATTAACACCCTTATCCTACGCTCCAGGTCATTTCAGGGTTATGGGAGACATGTTGCAGGATGGGAAAGTATGGGAAAACTGTCCACGCGGTTTTTTAAAGAAAATGATCAGGGCCCTGGAAGAGAATGGTTTGAAGGTTAAAGCATCCTTTGAAAACGAGTTCTACCTCCTAAAAAAGAGTATAACTCAAAATGATGGGAATGCTAAAAACAATAATCATCCCTTTTACCAGCCAGCAGATTTTACTCCTTTTGCATCCACCCAATCCATGGATTTAAACCATCCAGTTATTATGGACATAGTTGAATCCTTAATTACCCAGAACATTACTGTGGAACAGTATTATCCTGAATCCGGGCCGGGTCAACAGGAAATAACCATGGGGTACTCTGATGCACTGCCGGCTGCCGATAACCAAGTTATATTCCGGGAGACAGTTAAGGCCATTGCCCCTCAACATGGGTTAATAGCCTCCTTCCTGCCTAAGATTTTCCCGGATAAGGCTGGAAGCGGGTGCCACTTGCACCTCAGCCTGTGGAAGGATGATGAAAACATTTTACCGGACCATGACACAGAATATGGTATTGGTGAAACTGCTCAAGCATTTATAGCAGGCATACTGCACCATTTACCGGCACTGATGGCTCTAACCACACCAATACCCCGATCTTACCGCAGGATAAGACCCCACATGTGGAGTGGGGCCTTCCAGTCCTGGGGTTTCAATAACCGTGAGGCCGCAATCAGGGTGATCCAGGGAGAAGAGGGTAAAATAAAACATTTTGAATTGAAAACTGTGGATGCAGCTTCCAATCCTTACCTGGCCCTGGGTGCAGTTATAGCCGCAGGCCTAAATGGTATTCAAGAGAATATGACGTTGACTGAACCAGTACAAAAGGACCCAGCCACTCTTTCACCAGAGGAACGGGATGAAAAGGGAATTATACCACTCCCCGGGAATCTGGGAGAAGCACTTGAGGCATTAAGGAAGGATAGGACTATATCCAATGCCATGGGGCCTGAACTTTCCAAGTCATATCTGGCAGTGAAGAATAAAGAATATGAAGACTTGCAGGCCATGCATTCCCAGAAGGAAGTTGAACTGTTACTGGAAAAATATTAA
- a CDS encoding SRPBCC domain-containing protein: protein MPKVIHFEIPAEEPERAVEFYRKVFGWKIDKWAGELDYWLVEAGEEDEPGINGAIKPKEFGSMISDVISIDSYDEFARKIEAEGGEMLTEKMTIPDMGYTGSFQDTEGNVMAIIEVTMLFITRTFHAPLERVWEAWTNPEAIKKWWGPRGYTTPVVKNDFMVGGSSLYSMRSPEGQDIWSTGVYKDIVPMERIVSTDSFADADGNVVPASHYGMNGDWPLELMVTVIFQEKNGKTHLTLQHTGFPDNQNKTLAEAGWNESLDKLAEYLVKV, encoded by the coding sequence ATGCCCAAAGTTATTCATTTTGAGATACCAGCAGAAGAACCAGAAAGAGCAGTAGAATTCTATAGAAAAGTTTTCGGATGGAAAATAGATAAATGGGCTGGTGAATTAGATTATTGGCTGGTGGAAGCTGGTGAAGAGGATGAACCCGGAATCAATGGGGCTATAAAACCAAAAGAATTTGGTTCTATGATTAGTGATGTCATCAGTATTGATTCCTACGATGAATTTGCCCGGAAAATTGAAGCGGAAGGAGGGGAGATGTTGACCGAAAAGATGACCATCCCCGATATGGGGTACACCGGATCCTTCCAGGACACCGAGGGAAATGTTATGGCCATAATAGAAGTTACCATGTTATTTATAACTCGTACATTCCATGCTCCTCTGGAGAGGGTTTGGGAGGCCTGGACCAACCCTGAGGCTATTAAAAAATGGTGGGGCCCAAGAGGGTACACCACGCCGGTGGTAAAGAATGACTTTATGGTGGGAGGCTCTTCGCTGTACAGCATGCGATCACCGGAAGGCCAGGACATCTGGAGCACCGGTGTTTATAAGGATATAGTTCCCATGGAGCGGATTGTATCCACAGATAGTTTCGCTGATGCAGATGGTAATGTGGTTCCAGCTTCTCACTACGGAATGAACGGAGACTGGCCATTGGAGTTGATGGTGACGGTGATATTCCAGGAAAAAAATGGTAAGACCCACCTCACTCTGCAGCACACTGGCTTCCCGGACAATCAAAATAAGACTTTAGCTGAAGCTGGTTGGAATGAATCCCTGGATAAGCTCGCTGAATATCTTGTCAAAGTTTAA
- a CDS encoding SRPBCC family protein — MAKNMAKIMAEPGKLEIFIEREFEAPRELVFKALTDPELYTQWIGPRGFSTNIETFEPRNGGSWRFIQIDQEGNEFVFHGVYHEVSPERIISTFEFEGLPEPGHVLLDTLKLEELSGNRTKLTDQSVFQSVEDRDGMMQSGMEQGIDESYERLDEVLEKMKK; from the coding sequence GTGGCTAAAAATATGGCTAAAATTATGGCAGAACCCGGAAAACTGGAAATATTTATAGAAAGAGAGTTTGAAGCTCCACGAGAACTTGTTTTTAAAGCGTTAACCGATCCAGAACTTTATACACAATGGATAGGTCCCCGTGGATTTAGCACAAACATTGAAACATTTGAACCTCGAAATGGTGGCTCCTGGCGGTTCATTCAGATAGATCAAGAGGGCAATGAGTTTGTATTTCATGGGGTGTATCATGAAGTTAGTCCCGAGAGAATCATCAGTACCTTTGAGTTTGAAGGTCTTCCAGAACCCGGTCATGTTCTTCTGGACACGTTGAAACTCGAAGAATTATCTGGTAATCGGACCAAATTAACTGACCAATCTGTCTTCCAATCTGTTGAGGATCGGGATGGCATGATGCAATCCGGGATGGAACAAGGGATAGATGAGTCTTATGAACGTCTGGATGAAGTGCTGGAGAAGATGAAGAAATAG
- a CDS encoding VOC family protein: MQKIVPFLWFEDSKAEEAVKFYISIFKNSKIVNTVRYGKSGPGPEGSVMSIIFQLEGQDFYALNDNPQFKFNEALSLFVNCDTQEEIDRLWEKLKEGGMELGPGWVKDKFGLAWQIIPHLLGEYLSDSDPEKSQRVMKAMMQMYKMDINKLKQAYEGR, encoded by the coding sequence ATGCAAAAGATTGTACCATTCTTATGGTTTGAGGATAGTAAAGCTGAAGAGGCAGTTAAGTTCTATATCTCCATTTTCAAAAATTCAAAGATAGTAAATACTGTGCGATACGGGAAATCAGGCCCAGGACCGGAAGGATCGGTTATGTCGATTATTTTCCAGCTCGAAGGACAGGATTTTTATGCATTAAATGATAATCCTCAATTCAAATTTAATGAAGCTTTGTCGTTATTCGTGAACTGTGATACTCAGGAAGAAATTGACAGGTTGTGGGAGAAGCTTAAAGAGGGGGGAATGGAACTGGGACCCGGTTGGGTTAAGGATAAATTTGGTTTAGCCTGGCAAATCATTCCTCATCTATTAGGTGAATACTTAAGTGACTCAGACCCCGAGAAATCCCAGAGAGTGATGAAGGCCATGATGCAGATGTATAAAATGGATATAAATAAGTTAAAGCAGGCGTATGAGGGAAGATAG
- a CDS encoding SRPBCC domain-containing protein: MEKLDFPIVIDAPRKKVWEVMLGEKTYPLWTAVFMPGSHFVGDWSEGSKMLFLAPDESGKLSGTVFRVKENKPYEFLSIENIGMVKDGKEDISSKEATVYAGALENYTLKELDGSTEVLIEQFPVMDIPPDYKKMYQNMWQEALKKLKDLVEK, from the coding sequence ATGGAAAAACTGGATTTCCCAATAGTTATAGATGCACCACGGAAAAAAGTGTGGGAAGTGATGCTGGGAGAGAAAACATATCCCCTATGGACTGCTGTGTTTATGCCCGGCTCTCATTTTGTGGGCGACTGGAGTGAGGGAAGTAAGATGCTTTTTCTCGCACCGGATGAGTCGGGAAAGCTATCCGGCACTGTATTCCGAGTTAAAGAGAATAAGCCTTACGAATTCTTATCAATTGAAAACATTGGTATGGTAAAGGATGGCAAAGAAGATATTAGCAGTAAAGAGGCTACGGTGTATGCTGGTGCCCTTGAAAACTACACTTTAAAAGAGTTAGATGGTTCCACTGAAGTTCTGATTGAACAATTTCCAGTTATGGATATACCCCCGGATTATAAAAAAATGTACCAGAACATGTGGCAGGAAGCCCTGAAAAAGCTTAAAGACCTGGTTGAAAAATAG